TTTTGGTTACAAGGCTCGAACACTAGACCTCGGGTGTACTAACCCTTAGTGAGACCAGCTTGGTTGCCTTGGAAGGGCATATTCGAGAGGAGATtagtaattcaaaattttctatacTTGTTGATGAGGCTCAAGATAGATCAAAAAGAGAGCAAATGGATATTGTTCTTAGATTTGTGGACAAGCAAGGCTATATTCGAGAGAGATTTTTTGACATTGTTCATGTGCACGAAACCAATTCCTTGACTTTGAAGAAGGAGATATGTGATGTCCTTTCTCGCCATAATCTTAGTGTGCAAAACATTCGTGGCCAAGGATATGATGGAGCTAGTAACATGCGTGGAGAATGGAATGGACTACAAGCATTATTTATTCAGGAGTGCCCTTATGCATATTATATTCACTGTTTTGCTCATCGACTGCAATTAACATTGGTAGCAACATCTCAAGAGGTAATTCCTGTGGAACAATTCTTTACATACTTATCTCTTCTTATAAATTTAATTTCATCTTCTTGCAAACGTGTGGACCAACTTAGAGTTGCTAGAGCTGCTAGAATTGCTGAATTGATTGCTATTGATGAACTTGAGACTGGTAGGGGTCAGAATCAAATTGGTACCTTAAAATGGCCAGGGACTACAAGATGGGGGTCTCATTTTAGTTCTATCTGTAGCTTATTCACAGAATATGAAGACATTTGCTCTGTCCTAATTGATGTTATCAATTATGGAAATACATCAACTCAAAGAAGTGAAGCTGATAGAGTTTACGATTTCATGACATCCTTTGATTTTGTTCTTGTTATGCATATGATGAGGGACATTTTAGGATTTGCACAAATACTTTATCAAGCTTTACAATGCAAATCTCAAGATATTTTGAATGCCCTTAAATTGGTTTCAGTAACAAAGGATCGACTTCAAAGTTACAAAGATAATGGATGGAATGAATTGTTCACCAATGTAAAGACATTTTGTGATGCACGAAATATAGAGATGCCTGATATGAATGTCATTTATAAAGCAGGTCGAGGAAGAATTTGAAAACAAAATGATCCAATTACCATGGAGCATCACTATAGGATTGATGTGTTTTTGGCAACGGTTGATTCTCAAATACTTGAAATGAAGAATAGGTTTAAGGAAGATGTAATAGAGTTGCTTATTCTAAGTTCAACATTGCACCCCAAAGATAATTTTCAGGCTTTCAATAGTGAACAAATTTGTCAACTTGCAAACAACTTTTATTCAGTTGACTTCACAGATCAAGAGAAGTTACACTTAAGAACTCAATTAGAGCTTTTCCAGATTGAGTTTTCCTGTAATTCTCAGCTTCAAAATTTGTCATCACTTCAGGAGTTGTGCCAAGTGTTAGCAAAGACAAGAAAGTCAATGTACTATACTCTTATTGATAGATTGATTCGTCTTATTTTGACTCTTCCTGTTTCAACAGCTACAACAGAGCGTGCATTTTCTGCTATGAAAATCATCAAGACTTGTTTGCGTTCTAGGATGGAGGAAGACTTTCTTGCTAACTCTATGATAATGTATATTGAGAAAGAAATTGCTAGAACTTTTGATATAAATTCAATCATTGATGactttgataaaattaaaagtcGTCATGCACAATTTCATATGTCCCACACAGTCAAATAGATTTGTAAATATGATGATATTTTTGCATATGTGAAGCGTATAAATAATTTTCATTCTATATAAGGTTGTTTCTAATCTTGTGGTATATATGTtcacattattttttttgtaaatatattttacTTTCATTGCTATAGACTCGCCCTCCAAAGTTAATTCCTAGCTCCGCCACTGCCTACGTACCTCCTGatgaaattttttcaaaaaattctaaattttttataatatagACCATAATCTCGAGCTGCACTCAAGGAGAGTTTTATAGCTCTCTCTAATGGCTATAGTCGTTGGTTATTTAATCCTCATACTTACTAGAGGAAAACTTGTGTCTCCAACCACAGAAAGAAGCATACAAAATTCAACTCCTTGTGAAAAGTAAAAGACTGGAAAGGTGTAAGTTACACGTGTGTGTGTATGTCTGCATGTTCTTGGATATATGAAGGTGAGGGATAATAGTGACACATGTTTCGAGAAAAAACTTGCAAAAAAGAAAGGGTAAAAAAGAACTATAAGGAGAATGAGAGAATTCTTGAACTTATACAACTTTGTTATGTCACCAATCAACCTTGATTTTTCCCCTAAACTGCATCCAAATTAGTATTTGGTTCTTAAATGGTTCTACAAAATATATTTAACTCTAAAAACTTTTTGCCATTAGTAGTCAACCATATTTCTGTCAGCTTGAGGATAACTTGGCTTGCTTTTGACTTTTGAGTTTTGACCATTAAAATCACTAACCAGATTTGCCAGAGGGCAAACTGCCTGTTTGTTAAGCTGAAGGTGGCAAAGTGCAAATGTGGTAAATGTtgaatggattttttttttcatttaaacTTAGTAGTCAACAAATCGTTGGCTTGTCTTGGCTATTGATGACTTGTTTATGTTATTCGTGATTTGGTACCAAAAAGTGGGCTTTTGAAGGATATTGCCAATTTTAAGTTCTCGGCCATGTAACTAATGCATTATTGTTAAATGCTTTAACATGTATAATATGTTAATCATCCGCTTACAACTATTAA
Above is a genomic segment from Coffea eugenioides isolate CCC68of chromosome 5, Ceug_1.0, whole genome shotgun sequence containing:
- the LOC113771404 gene encoding zinc finger MYM-type protein 1-like; its protein translation is MDIVLRFVDKQGYIRERFFDIVHVHETNSLTLKKEICDVLSRHNLSVQNIRGQGYDGASNMRGEWNGLQALFIQECPYAYYIHCFAHRLQLTLVATSQEVIPVEQFFTYLSLLINLISSSCKRVDQLRVARAARIAELIAIDELETGRGQNQIGTLKWPGTTRWGSHFSSICSLFTEYEDICSVLIDVINYGNTSTQRSEADRVYDFMTSFDFVLVMHMMRDILGFAQILYQALQCKSQDILNALKLVSVTKDRLQSYKDNGWNELFTNVKTFCDARNIEMPDMNVIYKAGRGRI
- the LOC113771405 gene encoding uncharacterized protein LOC113771405; protein product: MEHHYRIDVFLATVDSQILEMKNRFKEDVIELLILSSTLHPKDNFQAFNSEQICQLANNFYSVDFTDQEKLHLRTQLELFQIEFSCNSQLQNLSSLQELCQVLAKTRKSMYYTLIDRLIRLILTLPVSTATTERAFSAMKIIKTCLRSRMEEDFLANSMIMYIEKEIARTFDINSIIDDFDKIKSRHAQFHMSHTVK